The following proteins are encoded in a genomic region of Carboxydothermus pertinax:
- a CDS encoding response regulator, translating into MTNLTILVVDDQPGILKLLRDALELKGYQVFTASNPNFALEIVKEKKPEFLLMDLNLRGQNGLLVAKEIKALFPELKIIFMTAYSEEQLLEPIQEIAEAVLVKPFDLELLYQKLHILKKDRVEQLGILSNCDTRNF; encoded by the coding sequence TTGACAAATCTCACTATTTTAGTGGTGGATGATCAACCAGGCATTTTAAAACTTTTACGAGACGCTTTAGAGTTAAAAGGTTATCAGGTTTTTACCGCCAGCAATCCTAATTTTGCTTTGGAAATCGTCAAAGAAAAGAAGCCAGAGTTTTTACTTATGGACTTAAATCTTCGAGGACAAAATGGCCTTTTGGTTGCTAAAGAAATTAAAGCACTTTTTCCAGAACTGAAGATTATTTTTATGACCGCTTATAGCGAGGAACAACTCTTAGAACCGATTCAAGAAATAGCAGAGGCAGTACTGGTTAAGCCTTTTGATTTGGAATTATTATACCAAAAATTACATATATTGAAAAAAGACAGGGTTGAACAATTAGGAATATTGTCTAATTGTGACACAAGGAATTTTTAA
- a CDS encoding class II fructose-1,6-bisphosphate aldolase — translation MALVTVSELLTKAQKEGYAVGAFNCNNMEIVQAIVAAAEAENSPVIIQASQGAIKYAGIDFIAALSHQAAKNAKVPVALHLDHGTSLEQVMACIRHGFTSVMIDGSKYPFAENVAITKKVVELAHAIGVSVEAELGKIGGTEDDISVDERDAFFTDPKEAQEFVARTGVDSLAVAIGTAHGRYKGVPKLDFERLAKIRELVHIPLVLHGSSGVPDEDIKKAISLGVAKVNIDTNIREAFVGKMREVLEKNPDEIDPRKILGPAKEAAIEVIRQKIRVFGSSNKA, via the coding sequence TTGGCCTTAGTTACTGTTTCTGAACTTTTAACAAAAGCCCAAAAAGAAGGGTACGCTGTTGGAGCTTTTAACTGCAACAACATGGAAATTGTGCAGGCAATTGTTGCGGCCGCAGAAGCGGAAAACAGCCCGGTGATTATTCAAGCCAGTCAGGGAGCAATAAAATATGCCGGGATTGATTTTATTGCCGCTTTAAGCCACCAGGCGGCCAAAAATGCCAAAGTGCCGGTGGCGTTGCATTTAGATCACGGTACCAGCTTAGAACAGGTGATGGCCTGTATCCGTCACGGATTTACTTCAGTGATGATTGACGGCTCTAAATATCCCTTTGCTGAAAATGTAGCGATAACCAAAAAAGTAGTGGAGCTGGCTCATGCTATTGGGGTTTCGGTAGAAGCGGAGCTTGGAAAAATTGGTGGAACTGAAGATGATATTTCGGTAGATGAAAGGGATGCTTTTTTTACCGATCCAAAAGAAGCTCAAGAGTTTGTTGCCCGGACGGGGGTTGATTCTTTAGCGGTGGCGATTGGAACGGCTCACGGTCGTTACAAGGGAGTGCCAAAGCTTGATTTTGAAAGATTGGCGAAAATCCGGGAGCTTGTACATATCCCCTTAGTACTTCACGGTTCTTCCGGTGTCCCCGATGAGGATATCAAAAAAGCCATTTCCCTGGGAGTTGCCAAGGTAAATATCGATACCAACATTCGGGAAGCGTTTGTCGGGAAAATGCGGGAAGTCTTAGAGAAAAATCCCGATGAGATTGACCCGCGGAAAATCTTAGGCCCCGCTAAAGAAGCGGCTATTGAAGTTATCCGCCAGAAAATCAGGGTCTTTGGTTCTTCTAATAAAGCCTAA